Part of the Sorghum bicolor cultivar BTx623 chromosome 1, Sorghum_bicolor_NCBIv3, whole genome shotgun sequence genome, TTATTATATGATGCTATATCGGGAGCACCTTAGATCGAACCCTGGTCGAGGCGTGCATGAATTGATACTTTCATTGGCAGGCTTGTAGCTCTCTAGTGGACAACTGCAGAACTTTGTTGGCATTGAAAATACTGGCTTGAGTTAGACATAAATCTTAAATCATCTGTGTTGTGTCTTGGGTGAACTGCAATATGAGTTCTAGGTTCTGGTGTTTGTTTAGTTATGAAATCCTAAGGTTCTAAAATGGTCTGATTCAATGCTTGTTAGAAAATGTTTCGAAATTATAATCTGCAGGATGGTGGAAGAGAACTTGGAACATAAGAGATTGTCTGTACCCTTTTGTATTTATGTTATTCTATATGCTGCATTTGGGAGGAAGTTTTCAACTTTCAAGAGTTTTCCTGTATCTGACATGTGTAAAGGTTCTCCAAAAGTTTCCCTCTATCCGACACGTGTAGAGATTCACCAAAATTTCTATGATAGAAGGTATACATCTTGATGTAGTTTCCATGGGAAAATGGAAGTGTCAATTGTGAGAAGGGTCCTCACATGCATATTCATGTTCTTTTCCCCCCTAGTTGTGTTTCGATACCTCAGGGATGTGGAGATTTGGCGCGCAAGGATGATAAATGTGCTTTGTGCCACTCCGCTATAGGACCAATGTTTTCCTTTTTGTCGTATTAGGATTGTGTAACCGCTCAGCCTGCCACTTCCAGCACGTGCAATAAGTTTGCGACGCAGCATTTATTTGGATTATAAATGGAGTGGAGAGTTGAATCATCCACCATTAGAATGGATATTCATTGACACGCAAACATGGTTACAATGGATTAGTGCTCGTGATGAGTAAGCGATAAATAATTTCATGAGCTTTTCACAATGAGCTCTGGGCCTTGCCATTCTAGTTTGACCTTGTTGAGCTGCTGCGTCATAGGTGACTAGAGATAAAAGCTCAAATAAGTAACCCAACAATTATTATGATATTATCTGAAACTGCAACACCAGTTGTAGAGCACCAATTGTTTGAGTCATTTGTCAGGGCTATTGTCATTTGGGGAATATTTGGTATTACCTCTGGTGATGTtgcataattattattattatccagTCATCTGTTGAAAAATGTGAGACTAATCTGTATCCTTTTGTCGTATACAAATGTTTTCAGCATGACATTTGCCTTTGTATAAATAATTTGCATTTCCTGGCCAGCCAGGGTATTGTACTCCTGTACCTTAGAACAAAGTCAGCCAGCCAGGGAGAGTAGGAGACATCTCTCTTGACGTAGTCgagattttttatttatttatcattatGAGCCATGCTGATTGCCAGTTGCTCAACTTCATTTCACATTGTTCCAGTTGTATGATGAAAATGGCCTCTTCTTCATAGTGACTTTATTTATGTAAGCTGTGGCAAAAGAAGTTTCCTTTGTATAAGAAGCATGTGATGTCTGTctatcttttttccttttttgatTAGACATGAAGGGTTTGTTATCTGGGTTATCTAGTCCATTCATCCATGTTTCTCGCACATTTAATTGATTTCCTCTGATCACAGATTAATTACAGTTCTTCAGTTgcatcacttgtctcttgggcAATTTGAAATTTGTGTTATAGTGTCTATTTCACCATGCTAGGTGGTGTATACTCTGCTTACATGGCCAGCATTCTGCTCAGTAGATGTATATTGCATATAGTGCATAGTAACCTTTCCTTTGTTCATTGGATATGGCATTAGTGGTGGATATGGCATTAGTGGTGTGGTGCATACTTCTATAAGTTTATGGCATGCTATCTTTCTTGCAGGAGGTACTACGCAACAAAATCATCTCCGAGGTAAAGCAGTCAGTGGTTCTACAAGAAGAGGGATCCGAGAGGATGAAACTAAAAGACTTATCTGATGCAATTTTTCAAGATATTGGGTAATTTGATCCACTTCTTTTGTAAAAGCCTTCAAATGTACCACTTCTTAAATTCTCATAATAGATGTTGATTACTAACTCAAGTTGTTGCAAAActgctcttcttcattatcaggAGCAAAATAATGGGTGAAATCTCAGATGAGGTGTGGAAGGTCATCCAGTCAAACGAAACTGATATACAGGGAACTGTGAAAGCTGTCTACAATAGGATACTGAACCCTGAAAAAATCCCTGAGCCTTCTTCTAAGAAGCTGAGGGAAGGCAAAGATGAACAAGTTTTGGCAACAAAAACAGCAACGACAGTTGCAGTCGAGGCAGAAGATGATGATCCAGAGGAACCACCGGGGTTTGGTTTCGGCAATTCTCAGCGTAATAATATTGGAGCAACAAAGCCACCGATGAATTTGGAAAATCGCAATGAAGCGAAGCCAAATGGAGGTGAGCCAGCTGCTGTCAGCAACCCAGGggatgaggaggaggatccTGAAGTGCCCCCTGGATTTGGTTAatgcaattcttttttttcgaaAATGTGCATTGGCACTTCACAAACTTCAGTGGCAATGCAGCAGTTTCTTTATCAGCAATATACAAGAagagaattttttaaattttctgTTGTCAGGAAGAGGAATGCTTTAGCTCATATCTCCGACTTGAGAGGTACCACAGTTGAAACCCCTGTAATGGTCGCTAAATCTATGCAGCCGCAGGATATCTTTTACTGTGATGCCGTGATGGTGGCAAATATGTTTGGGCCTGACAACGAGTTGGTTGTGTGCGTAGTTTCTAACTATCTGTTTCTGTCTTCTTTGCTTGCCTCCTGAGTTGCCTTTTTTTTTAGTGGAGAGTTGCTATAGTTGCTTGCTCCCTGTAAATGTTGCAAGGCGCAAGGCGGGAAGCCCATGTATATGGCGAGGTAGCTTTGAAGCCCATGGGCTATTTTGGGCATCGCCGAAGGAAGAGTATATGTTCTTGTGAATTTCTCGTAACAAAAAAAGATTGGGGCTCTTTTGAACACATGATTCTTAAAAGACAGGAACATGAAAATACAGGAATGAAGCTGCGTATCATTTGTGTCCTACTGGAATTATAGCATAGTGGTCTATAGAATCCATTTTCATCTCCCACCCTATGAATTTAAGATAGACTTTTTTAGAGTATAAGAAGATAGACTTATTTGTGAGCTTGGGAAAGTTGTGGAATATCATATTCTAAGCTAAATAGCCTATAATCCATTACGTAGATTTCAAATCCTCCAAAAATA contains:
- the LOC8056848 gene encoding uncharacterized protein LOC8056848, translated to MSDPGGCAVRRPPTAAEVVGRLKDDGDFDALRRAIVRKVKDNEVLRNKIISEVKQSVVLQEEGSERMKLKDLSDAIFQDIGSKIMGEISDEVWKVIQSNETDIQGTVKAVYNRILNPEKIPEPSSKKLREGKDEQVLATKTATTVAVEAEDDDPEEPPGFGFGNSQRNNIGATKPPMNLENRNEAKPNGGEPAAVSNPGDEEEDPEVPPGFG